One Patescibacteria group bacterium DNA segment encodes these proteins:
- a CDS encoding helix-turn-helix transcriptional regulator, producing the protein MAHQARLPNYLRGSRKRAGLSQREVAFLLGCRSAAKVSHYERFLREPTLKNALLCEIIFDTPVRELFAGAFEQVEKDARRRAHLLRLRLKKRRDDPRLDRKLAAFTIITRRPPDDLDYRLEPLP; encoded by the coding sequence ATGGCGCACCAGGCAAGGCTCCCCAACTACCTTCGCGGCTCCCGGAAACGGGCCGGACTCTCGCAACGAGAGGTGGCGTTTCTGTTGGGATGTCGGTCCGCTGCCAAGGTCTCGCACTACGAACGGTTCCTTCGTGAGCCCACGCTCAAGAACGCCCTGCTCTGTGAGATCATCTTCGACACTCCAGTTCGTGAGCTCTTCGCGGGTGCCTTCGAGCAGGTGGAGAAGGATGCCCGTCGGCGTGCACACCTCCTCCGACTCCGGCTGAAGAAGAGACGCGATGACCCCCGGCTCGACCGCAAACTCGCGGCGTTCACGATCATCACGCGCCGACCGCCCGACGACCTCGATTACCGGCTCGAACCGCTTCCTTGA
- a CDS encoding ImmA/IrrE family metallo-endopeptidase codes for MHAATDGATERFAEFCRTSLAVSRFLKRLGCTVVNKRILSEELIGGHIARYPNIGLFDNQPLPKGLLAAVVKWNHLINGKQRSLFAILVRPLADRVIRRFCIAHELGHIFLHGKLMRPGMLVAKPAESWFLESNDTRRLLEIEANVFALLCLAPTRLITALEEVQGRPPTAVALQSALSCVYHWYVDRTLAQERLLLHEIMSGNPLEAMRQGLRMRRIFEERILPHGSWTLDGPEVMQRKQEAREFQVCQAESGQQHLNGGERRKLRDILLAEGVLVEKGEISAPQGEDDVSALAAGPRPPR; via the coding sequence ATGCATGCGGCAACAGATGGCGCAACGGAACGCTTCGCTGAATTCTGTCGTACAAGCCTCGCGGTATCACGCTTCTTGAAGAGGCTTGGCTGTACTGTCGTCAATAAGCGGATCCTCTCGGAGGAACTGATCGGAGGACATATAGCAAGATATCCAAACATAGGCCTTTTTGACAATCAGCCACTACCGAAGGGCCTTCTTGCGGCAGTGGTAAAATGGAATCACTTGATCAATGGCAAGCAGCGATCACTTTTTGCGATTCTCGTTCGACCTTTGGCGGATCGTGTCATTCGTCGGTTCTGTATAGCTCACGAGCTTGGGCATATTTTTCTTCACGGAAAGCTCATGCGGCCTGGTATGCTTGTAGCAAAACCAGCCGAGAGCTGGTTTTTGGAGAGCAATGACACCAGAAGGTTATTGGAGATCGAGGCAAACGTCTTTGCACTACTGTGCCTTGCCCCGACAAGACTGATCACGGCGCTCGAAGAGGTCCAGGGACGACCGCCGACGGCTGTTGCCCTACAGAGCGCACTATCATGCGTGTATCACTGGTATGTGGATAGGACCCTCGCTCAAGAGCGCTTGTTGCTCCACGAGATTATGAGTGGAAACCCTCTGGAGGCGATGCGCCAAGGGCTACGGATGCGTAGAATTTTCGAGGAGCGCATCCTTCCGCATGGATCTTGGACTCTTGATGGACCAGAGGTGATGCAGCGTAAACAGGAAGCAAGAGAATTCCAAGTTTGCCAAGCAGAATCCGGGCAGCAGCATCTGAACGGCGGTGAGCGTCGAAAGTTGCGGGATATCCTACTGGCAGAAGGAGTTCTTGTTGAGAAAGGAGAGATAAGTGCCCCCCAAGGAGAAGACGACGTTTCTGCTCTCGCAGCAGGCCCTCGACCGCCTAGATGA
- a CDS encoding DNRLRE domain-containing protein encodes MSSRVRFVVTLAGALWLVSADRLASATEGVLTRDAYTSSVFSTTNNGAATTCRVSSSERCWLRFFLPPVLPAGTTGADVAKATIKVWANTVSTGGSFDVFRVVGEWNQGTITHANAPLLASSPVESNVSVTGRGYTIIDATQLVQGWIDGTSPNEGVALIRSPGSTLNVQFDSRENTTTSHEARLDITLDMSFGVPAGAILLSDGVCPTGFSAVTGYEGRFLVASTTPGVSGGSNGHGHSVDGLTIPPHTHSGNTSNSCSDVRWVDDNSGGSDHYVCGANHSHAIATGPASGGTVNGATSPVDSRPEFITIALCRKS; translated from the coding sequence ATGAGTTCACGTGTTAGGTTTGTGGTAACGTTGGCAGGAGCGCTCTGGCTCGTAAGCGCTGACCGTCTTGCCTCCGCGACCGAAGGAGTGCTTACTCGCGATGCGTATACGTCATCAGTGTTTTCAACCACGAACAACGGGGCCGCCACTACTTGCCGTGTGAGCAGCAGCGAGCGCTGCTGGCTCCGCTTCTTCTTACCGCCGGTTCTTCCTGCTGGAACGACGGGTGCTGATGTCGCAAAGGCCACCATCAAAGTATGGGCGAACACCGTGTCAACGGGCGGTTCGTTCGATGTGTTCCGTGTGGTCGGTGAGTGGAATCAAGGGACCATCACGCACGCCAACGCGCCCCTGCTTGCGAGTTCACCAGTCGAGTCGAATGTGAGTGTGACCGGGCGCGGCTACACAATCATTGATGCCACGCAGCTCGTTCAGGGCTGGATAGATGGGACGAGCCCGAACGAGGGAGTCGCGCTCATTCGGTCCCCAGGTTCCACCCTCAACGTCCAGTTCGATAGCCGTGAGAACACGACAACGAGCCACGAAGCACGGCTCGACATCACCCTCGACATGAGCTTCGGGGTACCTGCGGGCGCCATCCTTCTTTCTGATGGCGTGTGCCCAACCGGCTTTAGCGCGGTAACAGGCTACGAGGGCAGATTCCTTGTCGCATCAACCACTCCAGGTGTGAGTGGTGGCAGCAATGGGCATGGGCATAGTGTAGATGGTCTCACGATACCGCCACACACGCACAGTGGAAATACGAGCAACAGCTGCTCCGATGTTCGGTGGGTCGATGACAACAGCGGCGGATCCGATCACTATGTGTGCGGTGCCAACCACAGTCATGCAATTGCTACCGGGCCAGCGAGCGGCGGGACGGTCAACGGAGCAACTTCGCCCGTCGACAGCCGCCCGGAATTCATTACCATCGCGCTCTGCCGAAAGAGCTAG